From Malaya genurostris strain Urasoe2022 chromosome 2, Malgen_1.1, whole genome shotgun sequence:
CTGAGCATCCCAACGGATCAAGCCAAGTCAGTCATGAAAGTGAGCCTACCGTTCCAGCTAGTccagttttcaatttttcgcAGTCTAATGGATCTTCTACAGCTGAATCATTTAAGCAATCCACTGTTACCGCCACCGAGAGTCCCAGAGTTGAAGTCAGTAGTGCAGTTCATCAACCACGTGAAAGCGTTTTTTTCTCACAGTGATCGTGAAGGTTATCGACGTCTTTGGTGTAGAGCATCTTGCACGGGCACTTCTTGATAGTGCATCTCAACCGAACCTCATAACCGATCGTATGGCACGAATTCTACGTCTTCAAAGGCAAAAGGTAAATGTAACTGTTCAGGGGGCCGGCAAACTTTCCAAGCCTGTGTGTGAATCCGTCTTCGCTCAAGTTCAGTCTAGAAAAGGAGATTTCTCATGCAATGTAAACTTTCTGGTAATGGATAAAGTTACGGCGAACCTTCCATCACAAAATATTTCGACTGCAGAGTGGTGTATTCCGAGGGATTTGTTTCTCGCAGATCCATCCTTCAATGAAAGTCGACCAATTGACATGGTTTTAGGTGCAAAGCATTTTTATTCGTTCTTCCCAAGTGCTGCTCGTCTGCAGCTAGACAAAAATCTCCCTCTGCTCATTGATAGCGTTTTCGGTTGGATAATAGTCGGATCAGCAAACCAAGTTTCTCCTACACAGACCCCCGTGTCAACAGCAAACGGCATGGTCGTTTCGATGTTATCGTTAGAAGACAGTTTGGAGCGTTTCTGGAAAACTGAAGAGCTGACTACGAAAGACAACTACTCTAGCGAGGAAAGACACTGTGAATCCTGTTACCAGTCAACTGTTTCTCGAAATTCCGAAGGACGCTATATCGTTCGATATCCCAGAAAGCCAAACTTCAACGTGATGCTGGGTGAGTCGAAGAGCTCTGCGCTACGACGGTTCGAATAATCAAATCTCAAAGATGAATACCACCAGTTTATGCGAGAATATCTCTCCCTCTTGCGCTCGTCGGTGATATCGCTAAAATGTACCGGCAAGTACTTATTCACCCAGACGATTCTGCTATTCAACGTATCCTTTGGCGTTTTTCTGATCAAACACCAGTCCAGACATATGAACTACTCACTGTTACGTATGGTCTCGGTCCGTCTTCATACCTAGCAACTCGTACACTTCAGCAACTGACCGAAGACGAAGGGATTTCTTACTCGTTGGCAGGAGCTgctattaaaaaatgtttttacgtaGACGACTTCATAGGTGGAGCTCAAACCATCGAAGAAACAATCCGTCTACGCACCGAACTGAGCGACTTGTTGCACAAAGGAGGATTTACACTACGAAAATGGACTTCTAATCAGCTCGAAGTTTTGCAAGGTCTTCCCAATGATGAGATTGGTACTCAATCTGCTTTACATTTCAGCCCTAACGAGACAATTAAAGCCCTTGGTATTAGCTGGGAGCCTGAAGCCGATCACCTTCGTTTCGACTCTCAAATTCGATGTAGTAATGAACCGCCAACCAAGCGCACTATTCTTTGGGATATAGCAAAACTATTTGACCCTTTAGGACTAATTGCCCCCGTTGTAGTTCGAGCAAAGATACTGATGCAAGAGTTGTGGCTGCTTTTGTGCGGATGGGACGATCCTGTTCCAGAACCTATTAAAACCAAATGGGGGAAGTATTACCACGAATTGGCGAATATCTCCGAAAATCGAGTAGACAGATACGCGTTTCTACCTGACTCAGTTGTACAACTGCACACATTCGCAGATGCATCCATACCTGCATACGGTGCCTGCACATACGTCCGCTGTGAAAGCAAAGGGGAAGTAAAAATACGACTACTGGCTTCGAAGACACGCGTCGCTCCGCTGAAACGAATAAGTATTCCTCGTTCGGAGTTGTGTGCGGCAGTACTAGCAGCCCATGTACATGCTCACATAAAGAAAGCTATCGATGTAAACGTTTCAGAATCATATTTTTGGTCTGACACATCTGTCACTCTGCACTGGCTACGATCACCACCGAATGTTTGGCCTAACTATGTGGCTAATAGAGTATCTGAAATTCAACAGCTTACACATGGTCGTCAATGGAAGCATGTTCCCGGATGTGAAAATCCTGCTGACCTGGCTTCACGTGGCATGTCGGTTGAcgagtttttgaaaaacgatattTGGATCAGCGGTCCCACTTGGTTATCACGTCCACTCCAAGATTGGCCAGAATCAATTCCACCAAGTGTTTCACACGAGGAATTGGAAATCAAAACTACCGTCGCAGTTACTCAAATAACGCCAACAGTACATCCCTGGTTTCTCCGGTGGTCGTCATACGGCCGTCTTCTTCATGTCATTGGGTACTGCATGAGATTCGTCAACAATACCCGAGCTAAAATACGCACGCAGCCGCCCATCTCGCCCGAAGTTATTGTAGGCCGTACACTCACCGTAAATGAGCTTGCCAAGTCCAAAACGTTCCCCATTCGGTTGGCGCAGAATGATGAAATTGTCGCAGAAATCAGCAAGTTGGATAAAAATAAATCGGTATCGAAACGTTCCCATATTCGCCAAATGACGCCGTTCTTAGATGCAGAGAGAGTGTTGAGAGTAGGAGGTCGTTTAAACTTCGCACAGCTACCATATCAAGCAAAGCACCCGGCTTTGATTCCAACAAACCATCCGTTCACACGACTGATAGTTGAGGATTTCCATCGCAAATTACTACACGGCGGCGGACGTCTGCTATTAACAGCAATCCGAGAAGAATTCTGGCCACTCAACGGTCGAAGACTAGTCCGCAACGTAGTCAGAAATTGTTTCCGTTGTACTCGCCTCAATCCGGTACCTGCGCAGCAACAAATAGGTCAACTGCCTGTATCGAGAGTTATTCCCAGTCGTCCCTTCAGTGTTACAGGTGTTGATTATGCCGGTCCACTCTATCTTCGTCCTATTCACAAACGTGCCGCTCCCGCCAAGGCCTACCTGTGCGTATTCGTGTGTTTTTCGACCAAAGCAGTTCACTTAGAGCTAGTGAGCGATTTGTCCACTCAGGCCTTTTTATGTTCATTGCGAAGATTCATCGTGCGACGCGATCGACCCGCACACATTCATTCCGATAATGGGAAAAATTTTGAAGGGGCTAAAAACGATCTTACCGAACTGTTTACGATGCTTAAAGACGGTTTTTAGCAGGACGAAATCGCAGCCTTTTGCACAGAAAAAGGCATAACCTGGCATTTAACACCGCCGAAAGCACCGCACTTTGGTGGCCTTTGGGAAGCAGCCGTTAAAGTTGCCAAAAAACATTTGTTCCGTCAACTAGGTTCGAGTCGTTTATCTTTTGAGGAAATGTGCACCATTCTTACTCAAATCGAAGCAATAATGAATTCTCGACCGTTGCTTCCAATGACAGAAGACCCCAATGACTTAGCTGCCCTAACACCTGCGCACTTCCTGATTGGATCATCGATGTATGCCCTGCCCGACCCAGACCTTCAGATCGCACCTGTCAATAGACTCGACCACTACCAGAAACTGCAACTGCATGTGCAGAAATTTTGGACCCACTGGCGGAAGGAATATCTCCAAGAACTGCAGAAAGATACACGAGGATGGATACGAAACAACGAAATTGTTCCCGGTAAAATGGTCATCATCGTAGACGAACTACATCCACCAATCCGTTGGCCACTTGCTCGAATCGAAGCGGTATTACCTGGAAAGGATAAGCTAACACGAGTTGTTTCGCTTCGCACTGTACGAGGTATCATCAATCGGCCCATCAGTAAAATATGCTTGCTGCCCAGTGCATCGGTGGCTCCCGAAGTAGAATCTACTAGCAACAATCTCCAGCCAGTTCAAAGGATTTCGGATACCTCATTAGATTaagctgaaaattttaatgtgtTAGCCTGTAAGAATTGAAAGTGTATTGTATCATATCTGTATGCTCAATGTTTGTGAATTATGTGTATATTTAATGTTGAACATAGTCGTTCAAGGCGGCGAGTATGTTGCGTCGCACTAGTTTTACTGGCGACACTTTTTACCAATACTGCCTTCTGCAGATAGTTGGTGCTACCGTTCATAGGATTATGTCAGTTTCTCAGGCCCTTCTGGCAActcagttttttattttatcttcTCGCTCTGTTCACAATCATCAGACCAGTCAGTCTCAAATAAACCTGCATTAGAATCGGACCGTTTTTGATCTGTCATAAAGTCCGAAGTGTATCGAACAGCAGAAGTGAAATACACTAGCAATAGTCAGTGAATAAAGTGACTCAAACGTTAAAATAGTGTACTTTTTATTGGCAAGAGTCCGCCAAGGTCCATCCAGTTGTGAGTTTTATCAGTGCAGCTGTTTGTTTGTGGATGTTCGTCTTCTGCTCCTTTTGGCTGCTTTGGTGACCGCTGTGGTTGTTTGCAGAACCCGTTAGTTGCATTGCTGTTCGCTATCGGTTTACTGCAGTGCGAATGCAAGTAAGGTCGACCGACAAATTGCTGCCGTCGCTTCGCTGAAATATCCTGGTGAGGATTtaattaaacacaacgtagggtcgCGGCTAACGCCaacaactatcaatatgctttaGGGATTCGTTTCAAGCATTCAGAAgaatcaaattgcgtaattctctacgacattatactctaaaacattttttgcaaaaaaaggcttcacttgatctcgattactgtgaatttcacacagcgaaaagtgcataaatctaagcaaactgttcttgatttgccgtaaactgaggatatttccctacgatttgcgaacaacaaatcctaatagttctttagaaaacttttagagccattagaacggctgatattgtgcaatgccctccaccgttgttttttctcaatgctaatgactggcagctgtgacgtaatcgctcttgtcgaaagcgtgcagacgacacaaaacacatctgctcgcagtggcgattgaatccaaactgattgaatctgATCTACATCTGATTATGATGTTCAGATCAGCAACTAGCTGCTTTTTTATCAGAGCACCAGTTCTCTGAAATTGCCTCCTATAAATATTCCGAAGACGGATATAATATTTGGTGGTTTGGTCGATTGGGATAAAATCGGCTTTTACCGGTTTTTCCCGAATGCACGATTTTTCAGCGCGGTTTAACGCTTGTTGAAAGTTATTCAGGCACGTCTCGATGTCTTCCGGAGAATTTATTACTGGGTTTTCTTCCAAATGTGAGTCAACAATTCTTTGAAAAACCACCCAATTTACATTGTGAAAATCTAAGCTCCGAAAGCGTTACTGGTTTGGATATATCAGTGTTGGTGAGGAAAATATCTAAAGTAGACGTTATTCCCGCCGGTGAAAGAAAAGTGGGTTGATCAGGATAGTGAACACAGTAATAACCGAGTTGGCTATCTTCGAAAAGAATTGAACCGTTCTGATTTTTACGGCTATTTCTCCAGAGATCGTGTTTTGCATTAAGATCTCCTCCGATAATATATTTCGCATTAGATCTTGTAAGTTTAGCCAAGtcgtttttaaattttcttgctAATCCATTGCTTTCGTAACATTGCTGATGGCAGTAAACAGCAATAATCTTTAGCTATCCTGAAGATGTTTCGACTTCAATGCACAAGGATTCAATAACAGTCGTGTTATGATGGGGAAGGATTTGAAACTTCAAGCCTTTTCTAACCAAAATGGCTACACCGCCACCACGAGAATTGAGTCTATCTAACCGCACAGTTGAGAAATTTGGCACAGAGAACGAAATTTCGGGggaaagatgagtttcagtgatGATACTTACATCTACCACATTAGATGTGATAAAATCCAACAGCTCAAGTTTTTTCGTTCTAAGAGAACGAGCGTTCCAGTTGAGAATTTTTAACGGTTTAGCAGCCATATCTGATGACGAGAAGACCCAAAGCGTAGATCTGGTCATGACGTGTACGGCATTGCTGGAGATTGCCGCACATCTCAGTGAAGATGCTCATCAGTTGTTCTGGCGAAAACAGCTGCTCTGTAGGATTCATCGGGTGTCCGTTGTTCCAGACTTAACCGTCTAGAGGGTTTCTGTTCATTACAGAGggtcaggcgcgtatacagggggggggggggggggtttaggggttcaaacccccccccgaaacaaaaaattataacccatgggaaacattgtgatataaattgtacatgtgttgatttatcaccatgttctaaaaccccccccccccccgaaaattttctctggctacgcgcctgcagAGGGTCCATTAAGAGGGGTCCTAGTACCAGCGCCAGGTAGAGGAGGAAAGTCCGCCTTCGATAATGGAGGGGTTTGTTGTTTCTTATTTCCTTGTTGGGGTTTCGTAGAAGCTTGTTTTCGAATATATTTGTACTCCTCCCGCTTCGGACAGGAACGCTCTGATCCCCGATGATTACCACCGCAATTGGCACAGCGGTAATTGATTGCACCTTCAAGCAAAGTCACTAGTTGCATGTGACTGCGCACAGTTTCCGCATCGTGGCTTTACATTGCAGTTTCTGGTGCCATGTCCAAAATTTAAGCACCGCTGGCACTGTGTGACGTCTCGATTTGTGCCCCGATACGGTTCCCATCGAACGACCACTGAGCAAATGGTTCTTATAGCCTGCAGTGCATTGAGCGAGACAGTGCCCTTAGCAAAGTGGACCAGGTAAAGAGAGTCCCGGAACGATTGGCTTTTATCTCGGCGAGACATTTGGAATATCCCCACTGGAGATAGCTTGTAGTGTGAACGGAGCTCGTCATCAATTTCCTGCACATTCATCTGTGGAAGTCCTCTTACTACTGCCTTGAACGGTTTATCACCAGAGATGTCGTAGGTGAAAAACTCAGTTTTTGACTTTTTCAAATATGTTGTAACTTTATCGAATTCATTCTTAGATTGCACTATCACTTTTATGCCGATCTGGCAGATTTTATACTGCGCACAGATTCCGAGAGCTTTGAATGTTTTCATTAATTTATCCAGGGGAACTACCTTCACCATGATGGGGGGAAGCTTGATTTTGACTGGTAGCGGTTGATTATTTGATGGAAAATCTGGATTCAAATCACCAAACCCATCTAGTTCACTGTGATTTGTCACGGTTTTAGCAACACTAGCTATGCTCGCGTGACGTGAAGAACGATTAGAAACGATGTCTGCATCTGATCGCAAACGTTTGCCATCTGGTTCTTTGGGACTAACCAGCACACCGGTACTGGTTTTCTGTTTCGGGCTAGATTTCGAACCGGCGCCCGAACGCCGCCTTCGTTTCGCCATAAGCGAAGAACGGGAAAAGAAACACGAGAGAAAAACGCGCACGCAAGAGAAAACACGTCTGGACTTGTTCACACTTGAATACCGAATCGCctg
This genomic window contains:
- the LOC131428866 gene encoding uncharacterized protein LOC131428866 produces the protein MVVSMLSLEDSLERFWKTEELTTKDNYSSEERHCESCYQSTVSRNSEGRYIVRYPRKPNFNVMLVQTYELLTVTYGLGPSSYLATRTLQQLTEDEGISYSLAGAAIKKCFYVDDFIGGAQTIEETIRLRTELSDLLHKGGFTLRKWTSNQLEVLQGLPNDEIGTQSALHFSPNETIKALGISWEPEADHLRFDSQIRCSNEPPTKRTILWDIAKLFDPLGLIAPVVVRAKILMQELWLLLCGWDDPVPEPIKTKWGKYYHELANISENRVDRYAFLPDSVVQLHTFADASIPAYGACTYVRCESKGEVKIRLLASKTRVAPLKRISIPRSELCAAVLAAHVHAHIKKAIDVNVSESYFWSDTSVTLHWLRSPPNVWPNYVANRVSEIQQLTHGRQWKHVPGCENPADLASRGMSVDEFLKNDIWISGPTWLSRPLQDWPESIPPSVSHEELEIKTTVAVTQITPTVHPWFLRWSSYGRLLHVIGYCMRFVNNTRAKIRTQPPISPEVIVGRTLTVNELAKSKTFPIRLAQNDEIVAEISKLDKNKSVSKRSHIRQMTPFLDAERVLRVGGRLNFAQLPYQAKHPALIPTNHPFTRLIVEDFHRKLLHGGGRLLLTAIREEFWPLNGRRLVRNVVRNCFRCTRLNPVPAQQQIGQLPVSRVIPSRPFSVTGVDYAGPLYLRPIHKRAAPAKAYLCVFVCFSTKAVHLELVSDLSTQAFLCSLRRFIVRRDRPAHIHSDNGKNFEGAKNDLTELFTMLKDGF